One window of the Gemmatimonadaceae bacterium genome contains the following:
- a CDS encoding HAD hydrolase-like protein — MRVVLFDIDGTILQSGGVGRIAMVRALTHVFGSAGNADYHYDGKTDRQIVRELMKLEGLTDEEIDAQMSELLAAYLAGLHDELASPGRTVHVFAGVRELLDELEREGSIVLGLLTGNIADGARAKLGAAGIDISRFKVNAFGSDHEQRPELPAVAQRRAREVLGRHVEGNRLIVIGDTPADIRCGESIGARAIGVATGRYTVAQLQEHDPYAVFETLADTHAVMQRIMNA, encoded by the coding sequence ATGAGAGTCGTCCTTTTCGACATTGACGGAACCATTCTCCAGAGCGGTGGAGTGGGCCGCATCGCGATGGTGCGCGCGCTCACGCATGTCTTCGGATCTGCGGGGAACGCCGACTACCACTACGATGGGAAGACCGACCGCCAGATCGTTCGCGAGCTGATGAAGCTCGAGGGTCTGACCGATGAGGAGATAGATGCGCAGATGAGCGAGCTGCTCGCCGCGTATCTCGCCGGATTGCACGATGAGCTCGCGTCGCCCGGACGGACGGTGCACGTCTTCGCCGGAGTTCGTGAGCTGCTCGACGAGCTCGAGCGCGAAGGCTCCATCGTGCTCGGCCTCCTCACCGGCAACATCGCCGACGGCGCGCGCGCCAAGCTCGGCGCCGCGGGAATCGACATCTCGCGGTTCAAGGTGAATGCGTTCGGATCCGATCATGAGCAACGGCCCGAGCTTCCCGCCGTCGCGCAGCGCCGCGCGCGCGAGGTTCTCGGAAGGCATGTCGAAGGCAATCGCCTGATCGTCATTGGCGATACTCCTGCTGACATCCGGTGCGGCGAATCAATCGGCGCGCGCGCCATCGGAGTCGCCACCGGCCGATACACCGTTGCGCAGTTGCAGGAGCACGATCCCTATGCCGTCTTCGAGACGCTCGCCGACACCCATGCCGTGATGCAACGGATCATGAATGCGTGA
- the tsaD gene encoding tRNA (adenosine(37)-N6)-threonylcarbamoyltransferase complex transferase subunit TsaD — protein MARILGIETSCDETSASVLEGTGDDVALESLVILSQDVHRVFGGVVPEIASRAHLTSIVPVVSKALSDAGADIGDLDAIAVTSAPGLIGALLVGVCYAKSLAFARGIPVIGVHHMEGHLFATALEHRNAVPPFTGLLVSGGHTLLLDVEEWGRYRLLGATRDDAAGEAFDKVAKLLGLPYPGGRHVEALANEGDPSRFRFSRPMVRRKDTPDDPDFYQFSFSGLKTGVLNAVRASEDIERDKRDIARGFQDALIGSLVEKTFRAAEAFGRKRIVLGGGVACNSTLATAMSERTSAIGATVFAPAPRLATDNAAMIARAGLFHFERGERSELDLNAYASQPIPGLVAA, from the coding sequence GTGGCGAGGATACTCGGCATCGAGACATCCTGCGATGAGACGTCGGCATCGGTTCTGGAAGGAACTGGTGACGACGTCGCGCTCGAGTCGCTGGTGATTCTTTCGCAGGACGTGCACAGGGTTTTCGGTGGTGTGGTGCCGGAGATCGCGTCGCGGGCCCATCTCACGAGCATCGTTCCCGTCGTATCGAAAGCGCTGAGTGACGCTGGCGCGGACATCGGCGACCTCGACGCAATCGCGGTGACGTCCGCGCCCGGACTCATCGGCGCGCTTCTGGTGGGCGTGTGCTACGCCAAGTCGCTGGCATTTGCGCGTGGCATTCCGGTGATAGGCGTGCATCACATGGAAGGACATCTCTTCGCGACGGCGCTCGAGCACCGCAATGCTGTGCCGCCGTTTACGGGCCTTCTCGTGTCGGGCGGACACACGCTGCTGCTCGACGTGGAGGAATGGGGACGCTACCGGCTGCTCGGCGCAACGCGCGACGACGCGGCCGGCGAGGCGTTCGACAAGGTGGCGAAGCTGCTGGGCCTTCCGTATCCGGGCGGGCGGCACGTTGAGGCGCTGGCGAATGAGGGCGATCCGTCGCGCTTCCGGTTCAGCAGGCCGATGGTTCGCCGCAAGGATACGCCGGACGATCCGGACTTCTACCAGTTCTCGTTCAGCGGCCTCAAGACCGGCGTGCTGAACGCGGTCCGCGCAAGCGAAGACATCGAGCGCGATAAACGCGACATCGCGCGCGGATTCCAGGATGCCCTGATCGGCTCGCTGGTGGAGAAGACGTTCCGCGCGGCAGAAGCGTTCGGGCGGAAACGAATCGTGCTCGGGGGAGGTGTGGCATGCAACTCGACGCTGGCCACGGCGATGAGCGAGCGGACGAGCGCGATTGGTGCTACTGTATTCGCGCCGGCGCCGCGTCTGGCGACCGACAACGCCGCGATGATCGCTCGTGCCGGGCTCTTTCATTTCGAGCGTGGCGAACGGTCGGAGCTGGACCTGAATGCTTACGCGAGCCAGCCGATTCCCGGCCTGGTTGCGGCCTGA
- a CDS encoding FTR1 family protein encodes MKSGLAIGRLTVLLLTVLSSVGGAQENSAKRLSSIVSVAVEEYGKAVDGKGKLISQDEYAETTEFLEDARRVAQRLKGYNAPLTQAVLDTLIQAVKSRVAPADIRLIHARFNGALGAAGALDLPSAPLDTARGHVVFTQSCSSCHGALGLGNGPAAAASPVPVAGIGSAKLTPALTPTLAYNVVSVGVRGTPMASFSALSPQDRWNVVNYIYTMRGVKMELPAAVADASAAPGAVAARSVLALLDSALDFAKSGRTVEAGDRAFDAYIAFEPLETPARARQPGLVASMERHFADFKGALRGSDLGVAQRSRDAIALDLPRVVELTRPTGSGWGAFFQSLLIIVREGFEAILVIGALVAFLIKTGNRDRLRSIWMGVGLGLLASAAMAVILQTFFKHLPASREIVEGATMLVAVAVLFSVSYWLISKVEAAKWQKFIREKVSTALDHGGGKALAIVAFLAVFREGAETALFYQALFSEGNIALPLSLGIVVGFALLAVIFTLFYRFGVKIPMRPFFTVTSVLLYYMAFVFAGKGIRELQEGNLIGITVLRSMPSVPSMGIFPSMETVVAQAILIALFLFMIVKTFMPSSEARAAG; translated from the coding sequence ATGAAATCAGGTCTCGCTATCGGTCGGCTTACCGTCCTCCTTCTGACCGTACTCTCCTCGGTCGGAGGCGCACAGGAAAACTCAGCGAAACGCCTCTCCAGCATCGTAAGTGTTGCCGTTGAAGAGTATGGCAAGGCCGTAGACGGCAAGGGAAAGCTTATTTCGCAGGACGAGTACGCCGAGACCACGGAATTCCTCGAGGATGCCCGGAGGGTCGCTCAGCGTCTCAAGGGCTACAATGCACCGCTTACGCAGGCGGTGCTCGATACGCTGATCCAGGCCGTGAAGAGCCGCGTGGCGCCGGCAGACATCCGGTTGATCCATGCGCGTTTCAATGGCGCCCTCGGTGCCGCCGGCGCTCTCGATCTGCCGAGCGCTCCGCTCGATACGGCGCGCGGGCATGTCGTTTTCACGCAGAGCTGCTCATCCTGTCACGGCGCCCTCGGCCTCGGGAACGGCCCGGCCGCAGCGGCTTCTCCTGTCCCCGTTGCCGGGATCGGATCGGCGAAGCTGACCCCGGCTCTCACACCTACGCTGGCGTATAACGTCGTATCGGTCGGAGTGCGCGGAACTCCGATGGCATCCTTCAGTGCTCTCTCTCCGCAGGACCGCTGGAACGTCGTGAACTACATCTACACGATGCGCGGCGTGAAGATGGAGCTCCCGGCGGCTGTTGCGGACGCCAGCGCCGCTCCCGGCGCCGTGGCGGCGCGCTCGGTGCTCGCCCTGCTCGACAGCGCGCTCGATTTCGCGAAGTCCGGCCGGACGGTCGAAGCGGGTGACAGGGCATTCGACGCCTACATCGCGTTCGAGCCGCTGGAAACGCCTGCCCGCGCCCGGCAGCCGGGGCTTGTCGCTTCCATGGAGCGCCACTTCGCCGACTTCAAGGGCGCGCTCCGCGGATCGGATCTCGGCGTCGCTCAGCGGTCACGCGATGCCATCGCGCTCGATCTTCCGCGTGTCGTCGAGCTGACGCGCCCGACAGGCAGCGGATGGGGCGCCTTCTTTCAGTCGCTCCTCATCATTGTGCGCGAAGGATTCGAGGCGATCCTCGTCATCGGCGCCCTCGTTGCGTTCCTCATCAAGACCGGCAACCGCGACCGCCTCCGCTCCATCTGGATGGGCGTCGGGCTCGGCCTTCTCGCGAGCGCTGCGATGGCGGTCATCCTTCAGACCTTCTTCAAGCATCTCCCGGCCAGCCGCGAGATCGTCGAGGGCGCCACGATGCTCGTCGCCGTCGCTGTCCTCTTCTCGGTGAGCTACTGGCTCATCTCGAAAGTCGAGGCCGCGAAGTGGCAGAAGTTCATCCGCGAAAAGGTCAGCACGGCCCTCGATCACGGCGGCGGGAAGGCGCTCGCGATCGTCGCTTTCCTCGCGGTTTTCCGTGAGGGCGCTGAGACGGCGCTGTTCTACCAGGCGCTGTTCAGCGAAGGAAACATCGCGCTGCCGCTGTCGCTCGGCATCGTCGTCGGGTTCGCGCTGCTGGCGGTGATCTTCACGCTCTTCTATCGCTTCGGTGTGAAGATTCCGATGCGGCCCTTTTTCACCGTGACGAGCGTGCTGCTGTACTACATGGCTTTCGTCTTCGCCGGGAAGGGAATTCGCGAGCTGCAGGAAGGGAACCTCATCGGCATCACGGTCCTCAGGAGCATGCCCAGCGTGCCTTCGATGGGAATCTTCCCGAGCATGGAGACCGTCGTCGCTCAGGCGATTCTGATCGCGCTCTTCCTGTTCATGATCGTGAAGACGTTCATGCCGTCGAGCGAGGCGCGCGCGGCCGGCTGA
- a CDS encoding DMT family transporter, with the protein MTQSQTDAGFGKTDALLLLMTLIWGVNFSVVKFGTEVMSPLAFAGLRVMLAAVVLVGFASARSAKFPKRKDIFALMLLGMLGNGLYQIFFVEGLSRTRVGNAALIVAATPALIAIVSRVGGVERVNRRVIAGIALSLAGVVLVVLGSARSGQGNSTLPGTLLVFGGTLCWTAFTVLLQPYARRMDAIHLSAFTMLGGSVPMIVLTTPALATTDWSHVGFAAWGAVFYASVISMGVAYLFWYRGLRILGPTRTAVYANLQPVIAIAVAWIFLSEAPTVWQGVGTGTIMTGLFLTRT; encoded by the coding sequence ATGACGCAGAGCCAGACAGACGCCGGATTCGGCAAGACCGACGCGCTTCTCCTTCTCATGACTCTCATCTGGGGCGTCAATTTCAGCGTGGTGAAGTTCGGTACCGAGGTCATGAGCCCGCTCGCGTTCGCCGGGCTCAGGGTAATGCTCGCGGCTGTCGTCCTTGTCGGATTCGCATCTGCGCGCAGCGCGAAATTTCCGAAGCGCAAGGATATCTTCGCGCTCATGCTGCTCGGCATGCTCGGCAACGGGCTCTATCAGATCTTCTTTGTCGAGGGGCTCTCGCGCACACGGGTCGGCAATGCCGCGCTGATCGTCGCCGCTACTCCGGCCTTGATCGCCATCGTGAGCCGCGTGGGCGGCGTCGAGCGGGTGAACCGGCGCGTGATCGCGGGGATCGCCCTTTCTCTCGCCGGCGTCGTGCTCGTAGTGCTCGGCAGTGCGCGATCGGGTCAGGGCAACTCCACGCTGCCCGGCACCCTCCTCGTCTTCGGCGGAACTCTCTGCTGGACGGCCTTCACCGTACTTCTCCAGCCGTATGCGCGGCGCATGGACGCGATCCACCTTTCCGCATTCACGATGCTTGGCGGCTCGGTCCCGATGATCGTTCTGACGACGCCGGCTCTCGCGACGACCGACTGGTCACATGTCGGATTCGCCGCGTGGGGCGCAGTGTTCTACGCCAGCGTCATCTCGATGGGAGTCGCATATCTGTTCTGGTATCGCGGGCTCCGCATCCTCGGCCCGACGCGCACCGCCGTCTACGCCAACCTTCAACCGGTGATAGCCATTGCGGTCGCGTGGATCTTCCTCAGCGAGGCACCGACTGTGTGGCAGGGTGTAGGAACGGGAACCATCATGACCGGCCTTTTCCTGACACGCACATGA
- a CDS encoding prolipoprotein diacylglyceryl transferase encodes MPYIFAQIVHHPVSYKLGPLQFTGFGFAMLMTFVIGQIVLQKEMERRGQDPSPAGDMIFAAVVGGLLGAKLYYAILMGDAGSIFSRAGFVFWGGLMGGIIAVTAVVKWKKLSVARVSDSAALALSAGYAIGRTGCWAVGDDYGRPWNGPWAVMFPEGAPASTVANMTSMFGVKFPPGTSPTEVVAVHPTQLYEVLMGTVMFLILLRFRTHKHGDGWMFGFYCLLAGIERFIVEFFRAKDDRFFVGGLTMAQVIAIVFALFGAIWMSMRWNPSQNGATPAGRRAA; translated from the coding sequence ATGCCATACATCTTCGCGCAGATAGTTCACCACCCGGTCTCGTACAAGCTCGGACCGCTCCAGTTCACCGGCTTCGGATTCGCGATGCTGATGACGTTCGTCATCGGGCAGATAGTCCTGCAGAAGGAGATGGAGCGCAGAGGGCAGGATCCCTCGCCTGCCGGCGACATGATCTTCGCCGCAGTCGTCGGCGGTCTCCTCGGCGCCAAGCTCTACTACGCGATCCTGATGGGCGACGCGGGCTCGATCTTCAGCCGCGCCGGATTCGTGTTCTGGGGCGGACTCATGGGCGGAATCATTGCCGTCACGGCGGTGGTGAAGTGGAAGAAGCTGAGCGTCGCGCGCGTGAGCGATTCGGCCGCGCTGGCTCTTTCCGCGGGGTATGCCATCGGACGAACCGGATGCTGGGCCGTTGGCGACGATTACGGCCGGCCGTGGAACGGCCCCTGGGCGGTGATGTTCCCCGAGGGCGCTCCGGCGTCCACGGTGGCCAACATGACCAGCATGTTCGGCGTGAAGTTTCCGCCGGGGACTTCACCGACAGAAGTGGTCGCGGTGCATCCGACTCAGCTCTACGAAGTGCTGATGGGAACGGTCATGTTCCTCATCCTGCTGCGCTTTCGCACGCACAAGCACGGCGACGGCTGGATGTTCGGATTCTACTGCCTGCTCGCGGGTATCGAGCGTTTCATCGTCGAGTTCTTCCGCGCAAAGGACGACCGGTTCTTCGTCGGCGGACTCACGATGGCGCAGGTCATCGCGATCGTCTTCGCGCTCTTCGGAGCGATCTGGATGTCCATGCGATGGAACCCGTCGCAGAATGGTGCAACTCCGGCGGGCCGCCGCGCTGCATAG
- a CDS encoding class IV adenylate cyclase — MREVELKSVVDDIAARRARVEQAGGTLVYEGTLIDLRYGDAAGEMLMLDHVLRLRIYERDGAREGQLDWKGPTQYETGYKVREEISTSAGDPDALAKILENLGFIVIREIERRIWQYSLGGAVVRFEEYPRMDPLVEVEGPPESIEQAIASLGLERSGFTPERLPAFMARYEARTANRAALSARELAGEYRYSGSA, encoded by the coding sequence ATGCGTGAGGTCGAGCTCAAGAGCGTGGTGGATGACATCGCCGCGCGCCGCGCCAGGGTCGAGCAGGCCGGTGGCACGCTCGTCTACGAAGGCACTCTGATCGATCTCCGGTATGGGGACGCCGCCGGTGAGATGCTCATGCTGGATCACGTGCTGAGACTGCGCATCTACGAGCGGGACGGCGCGAGGGAAGGTCAGCTCGACTGGAAGGGCCCCACACAGTACGAAACCGGTTACAAGGTGCGGGAGGAAATCTCGACCAGTGCCGGCGATCCAGACGCGCTCGCGAAGATCCTGGAAAATCTCGGATTCATCGTCATCCGCGAGATCGAGCGTCGCATCTGGCAGTATTCCCTTGGCGGCGCGGTCGTGAGGTTCGAGGAGTATCCACGAATGGATCCGCTGGTCGAGGTCGAAGGCCCGCCCGAATCCATCGAGCAGGCCATCGCATCGCTTGGCCTCGAGCGCAGCGGCTTCACTCCGGAGCGTCTGCCCGCGTTCATGGCGCGCTACGAGGCGCGCACCGCCAACCGCGCCGCGCTCTCTGCCCGTGAGCTCGCCGGAGAGTACCGGTACTCCGGGAGCGCCTGA
- a CDS encoding TlpA disulfide reductase family protein, whose translation MTARRQLAVVMVAVGVVIAVIVGGRMLLKNELMPVGVGVDAPDFTAMTIDDKPRPKTLADYKGNVVMINIWATWCTPCRIEMPSIEQLHQAYAAKGLKIVAVSVDNPGTEPQIRSFVKQFNLSFEVLHDPGGQAGRISRDYQTTVYPKTVIIGRDGIIRKMLLGRHDWNSAENRALIDRLLADTVD comes from the coding sequence ATGACGGCGCGGAGACAGCTCGCGGTAGTGATGGTCGCGGTCGGCGTGGTGATCGCCGTCATCGTCGGCGGGAGGATGCTGCTCAAGAACGAGCTGATGCCGGTCGGAGTAGGGGTTGACGCACCCGATTTCACCGCCATGACGATTGACGACAAGCCGCGGCCAAAGACGCTCGCCGACTACAAGGGCAACGTCGTCATGATCAACATCTGGGCGACGTGGTGCACACCCTGTCGCATCGAGATGCCGAGCATCGAGCAGCTTCACCAGGCCTACGCCGCGAAAGGGCTGAAGATCGTCGCGGTGAGCGTGGACAATCCCGGCACTGAGCCCCAGATCCGCAGCTTCGTGAAGCAATTCAACCTCTCGTTCGAGGTCCTCCACGATCCCGGCGGCCAGGCGGGCAGGATCAGCCGCGACTATCAGACGACCGTGTATCCGAAGACAGTCATCATCGGCCGCGACGGGATCATCAGGAAGATGCTGCTCGGTAGACACGACTGGAACTCCGCCGAGAACCGCGCGCTGATTGACCGCCTCCTCGCGGACACGGTGGATTAA
- a CDS encoding PASTA domain-containing protein: protein MNARALPKRAFPYLIVAVGGFLIAYVLLFLFAFPADVLPDDGRIPRVVGMSFNDAAAALDKAGFHALRGQTRFHKTTPEGVVLEQDPPAGSVQKRGAEVTIAVSGGQATAAVPEVRGSTQQQAQIAIETAGFQFGSISQQTSGQPRGAVIATDPAAGTTLALPATVSITLSQGPSSVQIPDLTGRTLADARSTLEQLGLHLGATTRDTSSFMPENTVLGQAPPPGSAVSAGASVNLRISLFPPPPRLSPVDTLPSLDSLHLAPGGAR, encoded by the coding sequence GTGAATGCCCGCGCGCTGCCGAAGCGCGCGTTCCCATATCTGATCGTGGCAGTAGGCGGATTCCTCATCGCCTACGTTCTGCTTTTCCTGTTTGCGTTTCCAGCCGACGTTCTGCCGGACGACGGGCGCATTCCGCGAGTGGTGGGGATGAGCTTCAACGATGCGGCGGCGGCACTCGATAAGGCGGGGTTCCATGCTCTCAGGGGACAGACTCGCTTTCACAAGACGACTCCCGAAGGCGTGGTGCTCGAGCAGGATCCGCCGGCGGGAAGCGTTCAGAAGCGCGGTGCCGAAGTCACCATCGCGGTGAGCGGCGGACAGGCGACGGCCGCCGTTCCCGAAGTGCGCGGCTCGACACAGCAGCAGGCGCAGATCGCGATCGAGACTGCCGGCTTCCAGTTCGGCAGCATCTCGCAGCAGACCAGTGGTCAGCCGCGCGGAGCGGTGATAGCGACCGATCCCGCCGCCGGCACGACGCTCGCGCTACCGGCGACGGTCAGCATCACGCTCAGCCAGGGCCCTTCGAGCGTGCAGATTCCCGACCTCACGGGACGCACGCTAGCCGACGCGCGCTCGACCCTCGAGCAGCTCGGACTGCACCTCGGCGCGACGACACGCGACACGAGCTCGTTCATGCCCGAGAACACGGTTCTTGGCCAGGCGCCGCCGCCGGGATCGGCCGTGTCCGCGGGAGCGAGCGTGAATCTGCGGATATCGCTCTTCCCTCCCCCGCCGCGCCTGTCGCCGGTGGACACGCTCCCTTCACTCGACTCGCTTCACCTCGCGCCCGGGGGCGCACGATGA
- the rpe gene encoding ribulose-phosphate 3-epimerase gives MKARIAPSILSADFGRLTEEIAMCEAGGADLIHLDVMDGHFVPNITFGEKMIATARKATSLPLDVHMMVHEPERYFDAFAAAGATGMTIHVEAAPHLQRQLSRIRELGCAAGAALNPGTSLISVREAIADLDLLLVMTVNPGFGGQEFIPGSVDKVGRARLLLDELRSNAALEVDGGISRETIHSVWRAGADTFVAGNAVFTAPDPKVEIRKLRMLCLETA, from the coding sequence ATGAAAGCACGCATCGCTCCATCCATTCTCAGCGCGGACTTCGGCCGACTCACTGAAGAGATCGCGATGTGCGAAGCAGGGGGTGCCGACCTCATCCATCTCGATGTGATGGACGGGCACTTCGTGCCGAACATCACTTTCGGAGAGAAGATGATCGCGACGGCGCGCAAGGCGACATCGCTTCCCCTCGATGTGCACATGATGGTGCACGAGCCGGAGCGGTATTTCGACGCCTTCGCCGCGGCGGGTGCGACCGGAATGACGATTCACGTGGAGGCCGCGCCGCATCTCCAGCGCCAGCTCTCCCGCATTCGCGAGCTGGGCTGCGCCGCCGGCGCCGCCTTGAATCCCGGTACGTCGCTGATCTCGGTGCGCGAAGCGATCGCCGACCTCGATCTGCTGCTCGTGATGACCGTGAATCCCGGATTCGGCGGACAGGAGTTCATTCCCGGATCGGTGGACAAGGTGGGACGCGCGCGGCTGCTGCTCGACGAGCTGCGGAGCAATGCGGCGCTCGAGGTGGACGGTGGCATTTCGCGCGAGACCATTCACAGCGTATGGCGCGCCGGTGCAGACACGTTCGTCGCGGGAAACGCAGTGTTCACTGCGCCTGATCCGAAAGTGGAGATCAGGAAATTGCGCATGCTCTGCCTCGAGACCGCATGA
- the rsmB gene encoding 16S rRNA (cytosine(967)-C(5))-methyltransferase RsmB, translating to MSQQGGGLQVAVGGVTTPRVVAAGICADLRSGEMLDSSFERRASGLDGRDRRWLRELVYGMLRARGATDAILEERVRGGLSRVDADLVDLMRLGVYQLLHMGSVPAYAAIAQTVELAKVRHGIGASKLMNAVLRRVDRESADLSVPLPADPLEAMAVKYSHPGWLVARWLSRWGEESTAVLLMKNNSEAPVVIRPFGIVREQLEAMLEASGVDVEDAPLARESIQISGGISLTELGAFKQGLFFVQDPGSTLVTQYAAIPQGAVVADLCAAPGGKALELSRTASVVLALDRSPQRLVRLLENRARLEVSNLYVAAGDARFPAIREADAVLIDVPCTGTGTFRRHPDARWRLKASDLSAMAALQASILRAAASVVKPGGLLIYSTCSLEPEENDAQVEEFLARNPEWTLEPPPQGVVPAETIDRGYLRVLPQVHGSDGAFAARLRRSQ from the coding sequence ATGAGTCAGCAGGGCGGTGGTCTTCAGGTTGCGGTCGGCGGCGTGACGACGCCGCGGGTGGTGGCGGCAGGCATCTGCGCCGATCTCAGATCGGGAGAGATGCTCGACAGCTCTTTCGAGCGCCGTGCCTCCGGGCTCGATGGGCGCGACCGCCGCTGGCTGCGCGAGCTCGTGTATGGAATGCTGCGGGCGCGCGGCGCGACAGACGCAATCCTCGAGGAGCGCGTGCGCGGCGGGCTGAGTCGCGTTGACGCGGATCTGGTGGATCTGATGCGCCTCGGCGTTTACCAGCTGCTGCACATGGGAAGCGTACCCGCGTATGCGGCGATCGCGCAGACCGTCGAGCTCGCGAAGGTGAGACACGGCATCGGCGCCAGCAAGCTGATGAACGCGGTGCTGCGCCGCGTTGACAGGGAGAGCGCCGATCTTTCTGTTCCGCTGCCTGCCGATCCGCTCGAGGCGATGGCGGTGAAGTACTCGCATCCGGGATGGCTCGTTGCGCGTTGGCTGTCGCGGTGGGGAGAGGAGAGTACGGCGGTTCTTCTGATGAAGAACAACTCCGAAGCGCCGGTGGTGATTCGTCCGTTCGGAATCGTGCGCGAGCAGCTCGAGGCGATGCTCGAGGCTTCGGGAGTGGATGTCGAGGACGCGCCACTGGCGCGCGAGAGCATTCAGATCTCGGGAGGCATCTCGCTCACCGAGCTCGGAGCGTTCAAGCAGGGATTGTTTTTCGTTCAGGATCCCGGCTCGACGCTGGTGACACAGTACGCGGCGATTCCGCAGGGCGCGGTCGTCGCCGATCTGTGCGCGGCGCCGGGTGGCAAGGCGCTCGAGCTGAGCCGCACCGCGAGCGTCGTGCTGGCATTGGATCGATCGCCGCAGCGGCTCGTTCGCCTGCTGGAGAATCGGGCGCGGCTGGAGGTGAGCAATCTCTACGTTGCGGCGGGCGATGCGCGCTTTCCGGCAATTCGCGAAGCCGATGCAGTGCTGATAGACGTGCCATGCACGGGTACGGGGACGTTCAGGCGTCATCCCGATGCGCGCTGGCGTCTCAAGGCCTCCGACCTGTCGGCGATGGCGGCGCTCCAGGCGAGCATTCTTCGCGCGGCCGCGAGCGTGGTGAAGCCGGGCGGGCTGCTCATCTACAGCACATGCTCGCTCGAGCCCGAGGAGAACGACGCGCAGGTGGAGGAATTTCTCGCGCGGAATCCGGAGTGGACGCTCGAGCCGCCGCCGCAGGGAGTGGTGCCGGCTGAGACGATTGACCGTGGATATCTCCGAGTTCTTCCGCAGGTGCACGGCAGCGACGGAGCTTTCGCGGCCCGGCTCCGAAGGAGCCAGTAG
- a CDS encoding NlpC/P60 family protein, giving the protein MSPRYIRARTPIAPVQREPRAPASQETQILYGHCAEVRGTEGRYLRVRGADGYEGWLHEGFCEPADGPGTDQWGWDTEGEISMGCSMRDSQGVTIDLPLGGIVKNGWCVAGRALDLTRRREIFPAEADAIVASATGLFQGTYYQWGGITPWGADCSGMVQTVFALHGIRLLRDASQQATQGVHVEGGLERIQPADLLFFSDREDGHITHVALSIVPHRIVHLALGRGGHCLESFDRPDEYVRTLLANFRFARRILARDLS; this is encoded by the coding sequence TTGAGCCCACGATACATCCGCGCCCGAACCCCCATCGCCCCGGTTCAGCGCGAGCCGCGAGCGCCGGCGAGTCAGGAGACGCAGATCCTCTATGGACATTGCGCCGAGGTGCGCGGTACCGAGGGCCGGTATCTGCGAGTGCGCGGCGCCGACGGTTACGAGGGATGGCTCCACGAAGGCTTCTGCGAGCCCGCCGACGGGCCCGGCACCGACCAGTGGGGCTGGGACACGGAAGGCGAGATCTCGATGGGATGCAGCATGCGCGACTCGCAAGGTGTGACGATCGATCTGCCGCTCGGTGGAATCGTGAAGAACGGGTGGTGCGTCGCCGGCCGTGCACTCGATCTGACACGCCGACGGGAGATCTTTCCCGCGGAAGCCGACGCGATCGTGGCGTCGGCGACGGGACTGTTCCAGGGTACGTACTACCAGTGGGGCGGCATCACTCCGTGGGGCGCCGACTGCTCCGGGATGGTGCAGACCGTATTCGCGCTGCACGGAATCCGGCTCCTTCGCGATGCGTCGCAGCAGGCGACGCAGGGCGTCCATGTCGAGGGGGGGCTCGAGCGAATTCAGCCGGCGGACCTTCTCTTTTTTTCCGATCGCGAAGACGGGCACATCACGCACGTGGCTCTGTCCATCGTTCCGCACCGCATTGTGCATCTGGCGCTCGGCCGCGGCGGGCACTGTCTGGAGTCGTTCGACAGGCCCGACGAGTACGTGCGGACGCTGCTGGCGAACTTCCGCTTTGCGAGAAGGATTCTTGCCCGCGATCTCAGCTAG